The Coffea arabica cultivar ET-39 chromosome 4e, Coffea Arabica ET-39 HiFi, whole genome shotgun sequence genome includes a window with the following:
- the LOC140005882 gene encoding uncharacterized protein isoform X2, whose amino-acid sequence MQVGDMRALRKVFSSRNHVCNLSSRKSSSHSSFVSFKPLQNPALSRQFHSSLGLKSSDEPISSIDASTAWTAGSNFSSNDFPSTSNTPYNDPNVEAFYDPVSGRVRTRTTRVFSSAALEKNSESGSESESYGKNGGNLSSCHFQDAGGTRVYGEIIGTGGKKKGKSKTVWVCSECGYSSGQWWGYCQSCEKAGTMKQFSPGVESNGTGKVSGFEFSENVARAWLPQNSADTVPIRLVDVNRGVSPLDWRIPLSGLFGAEVGRVLGGGLVPGSLVLVGGDPGVGKSTLLLQTAAIIAEGHAMGGTAPVVYVSGEESIEQIGNRADRMKIGATELFLYSSTDIKDILDKARPLSPRALVIDSIQTVYLQGVTGSAGSISQAGHVTKSGDIAGPRVLEHIVDVVLYMEGEKFSSHRLLRSVKNRFGTTDELGVFEMSHSGLQAVSNPSEMFLSEEYSDSEILAGLAVAVIMDGSRAFLIEIQALCIAGSPIARQVNGVQASRADMIISVLMKQAGLKLQENGIFLNVVSGVSLSETAGDLSVAAAICSSFLEFPIPRGVAFIGEIGLGGELRMVPGMEKRASTLAKLGYKKCVVPELAEKFLSTLDLEGMQILACRDLKEMINTVFSKRLRQR is encoded by the exons ATGCAAGTTGGAGACATGCGAGCACTCAGAAAAGTCTTCTCCAGCAGAAATCACGTCTGCAATCTATCATCCCGCAAATCCTCTTCACATtcctcttttgtttctttcaaaccTCTCCAAAACCCTGCACTTTCCCGCCAATTCCACTCGTCGCTCGGCCTCAAATCCTCCGATGAACCCATCTCCAGCATCGATGCTTCGACTGCCTGGACTGCCGGTTCAAATTTCTCGTCTAATGACTTCCCTTCAACCTCAAATACTCCGTATAATGATCCTAATGTGGAGGCGTTTTACGACCCCGTGTCCGGCCGTGTGAGGACAAGGACAACGAGAGTATTTAGTAGTGCTGCCCTTGAGAAAAATTCCGAGTCGGGTAGCGAAAGTGAAAGTTATGGGAAGAATGGTGGTAATTTATCGAGTTGCCACTTCCAGGATGCTGGGGGAACTAGGGTTTATGGGGAGATTATAGGGACTGGTGGTAAGAAGAAAGGGAAGAGTAAAACTGTTTGGGTGTGCTCCGAGTGTGGGTATTCATCTGGGCAGTGGTGGGGTTACTGTCAGTCGTGCGAGAAGGCAGGTACCATGAAGCAGTTTTCTCCAGGAGTAGAGAGTAACGGTACAGGGAAAGTTAGCGGATTTGAATTCTCGGAGAATGTGGCGCGGGCGTGGCTACCACAAAATTCTGCTGATACAGTGCCTATTAGGTTGGTCGATGTGAATAGGGGGGTCAGCCCATTGGATTGGCGAATTCCTTT GTCTGGATTGTTTGGAGCTGAAGTTGGAAGGGTTCTTGGTGGAGGTCTTGTGCCAG GTTCTTTAGTTTTAGTTGGGGGTGATCCTGGTGTTGGGAAGAGCACACTTTTGTTACAG ACTGCTGCGATAATTGCAGAAGGGCATGCAATGGGTGGAACAGCTCCAGTTGTTTATGTGTCTGGTGAAGAG AGCATTGAGCAAATTGGCAACAGAGCTGATCGTATGAAAATTGGGGCAACAGAACTTTTCTTATACTCAAGTACAGATATCAAG GACATTTTGGACAAGGCTCGACCTCTCTCCCCTCGCGCTTTAGTTATTGATTCTATTCAGACAGTTTATCTACAAGGAGTGACTGGAAGTGCAGGAAGCATCAGTCAG GCTGGACATGTGACTAAATCTGGTGACATAGCTGGACCTCGTGTCTTGGAGCATATTGTTGATGTTGTACTGTATATGGAA GGGGAGAAATTTTCATCTCATCGATTGCTTCGATCTGTGAAGAATCGTTTTGGAACCACAGACGAG CTTGGAGTTTTCGAAATGTCACACTCAGGATTACAGGCTGTTTCAAACCCCAGTGAGATGTTTCTAAGTGAGGAGTACTCAGATTCGGAGATTCTAGCAGGGTTGGCTGTTGCTGTAATTATGGATGGTTCACGCGCTTTTCTCATTGAAATTCAG GCATTATGCATAGCTGGCTCTCCAATTGCAAGACAAGTGAATGGTGTTCAAGCGAGCAGAGCCGACATGATCATTTCA GTTCTTATGAAGCAAGCTGGACTGAAGCTACAAGAGAAT GGCATTTTTCTTAATGTTGTTAGTGGTGTTAGCTTGTCTGAGACTGCTGGAGATCTTTCAGTAGCGGCTGCAATTTGCAGCAG TTTCTTGGAGTTTCCCATTCCCCGTGGTGTAGCATTCATTGGAGAAATTGGCCTTGGTGGGGAACTTCGTATG GTACCAGGAATGGAGAAAAGGGCATCTACACTGGCAAAGCTGGGTTACAAGAAGTGTGTTGTCCCGGAATTGGCTGAGAAATTTTTGTCGACCTTGGATCTCGAGGGAATGCAGATATTGGCTTGTAGGGATCTAAAGGAGATGATTAACACGGTATTTTCGAAAAGGTTGAGACAGAGATAG
- the LOC140005882 gene encoding uncharacterized protein isoform X1 produces the protein MQVGDMRALRKVFSSRNHVCNLSSRKSSSHSSFVSFKPLQNPALSRQFHSSLGLKSSDEPISSIDASTAWTAGSNFSSNDFPSTSNTPYNDPNVEAFYDPVSGRVRTRTTRVFSSAALEKNSESGSESESYGKNGGNLSSCHFQDAGGTRVYGEIIGTGGKKKGKSKTVWVCSECGYSSGQWWGYCQSCEKAGTMKQFSPGVESNGTGKVSGFEFSENVARAWLPQNSADTVPIRLVDVNRGVSPLDWRIPLSGLFGAEVGRVLGGGLVPGSLVLVGGDPGVGKSTLLLQTAAIIAEGHAMGGTAPVVYVSGEESIEQIGNRADRMKIGATELFLYSSTDIKDILDKARPLSPRALVIDSIQTVYLQGVTGSAGSISQVRECTSALLRFAKTTNVPVLLAGHVTKSGDIAGPRVLEHIVDVVLYMEGEKFSSHRLLRSVKNRFGTTDELGVFEMSHSGLQAVSNPSEMFLSEEYSDSEILAGLAVAVIMDGSRAFLIEIQALCIAGSPIARQVNGVQASRADMIISVLMKQAGLKLQENGIFLNVVSGVSLSETAGDLSVAAAICSSFLEFPIPRGVAFIGEIGLGGELRMVPGMEKRASTLAKLGYKKCVVPELAEKFLSTLDLEGMQILACRDLKEMINTVFSKRLRQR, from the exons ATGCAAGTTGGAGACATGCGAGCACTCAGAAAAGTCTTCTCCAGCAGAAATCACGTCTGCAATCTATCATCCCGCAAATCCTCTTCACATtcctcttttgtttctttcaaaccTCTCCAAAACCCTGCACTTTCCCGCCAATTCCACTCGTCGCTCGGCCTCAAATCCTCCGATGAACCCATCTCCAGCATCGATGCTTCGACTGCCTGGACTGCCGGTTCAAATTTCTCGTCTAATGACTTCCCTTCAACCTCAAATACTCCGTATAATGATCCTAATGTGGAGGCGTTTTACGACCCCGTGTCCGGCCGTGTGAGGACAAGGACAACGAGAGTATTTAGTAGTGCTGCCCTTGAGAAAAATTCCGAGTCGGGTAGCGAAAGTGAAAGTTATGGGAAGAATGGTGGTAATTTATCGAGTTGCCACTTCCAGGATGCTGGGGGAACTAGGGTTTATGGGGAGATTATAGGGACTGGTGGTAAGAAGAAAGGGAAGAGTAAAACTGTTTGGGTGTGCTCCGAGTGTGGGTATTCATCTGGGCAGTGGTGGGGTTACTGTCAGTCGTGCGAGAAGGCAGGTACCATGAAGCAGTTTTCTCCAGGAGTAGAGAGTAACGGTACAGGGAAAGTTAGCGGATTTGAATTCTCGGAGAATGTGGCGCGGGCGTGGCTACCACAAAATTCTGCTGATACAGTGCCTATTAGGTTGGTCGATGTGAATAGGGGGGTCAGCCCATTGGATTGGCGAATTCCTTT GTCTGGATTGTTTGGAGCTGAAGTTGGAAGGGTTCTTGGTGGAGGTCTTGTGCCAG GTTCTTTAGTTTTAGTTGGGGGTGATCCTGGTGTTGGGAAGAGCACACTTTTGTTACAG ACTGCTGCGATAATTGCAGAAGGGCATGCAATGGGTGGAACAGCTCCAGTTGTTTATGTGTCTGGTGAAGAG AGCATTGAGCAAATTGGCAACAGAGCTGATCGTATGAAAATTGGGGCAACAGAACTTTTCTTATACTCAAGTACAGATATCAAG GACATTTTGGACAAGGCTCGACCTCTCTCCCCTCGCGCTTTAGTTATTGATTCTATTCAGACAGTTTATCTACAAGGAGTGACTGGAAGTGCAGGAAGCATCAGTCAG GTAAGAGAGTGCACTTCCGCTTTGCTACGTTTTGCTAAGACAACAAATGTCCCTGTTCTTTTG GCTGGACATGTGACTAAATCTGGTGACATAGCTGGACCTCGTGTCTTGGAGCATATTGTTGATGTTGTACTGTATATGGAA GGGGAGAAATTTTCATCTCATCGATTGCTTCGATCTGTGAAGAATCGTTTTGGAACCACAGACGAG CTTGGAGTTTTCGAAATGTCACACTCAGGATTACAGGCTGTTTCAAACCCCAGTGAGATGTTTCTAAGTGAGGAGTACTCAGATTCGGAGATTCTAGCAGGGTTGGCTGTTGCTGTAATTATGGATGGTTCACGCGCTTTTCTCATTGAAATTCAG GCATTATGCATAGCTGGCTCTCCAATTGCAAGACAAGTGAATGGTGTTCAAGCGAGCAGAGCCGACATGATCATTTCA GTTCTTATGAAGCAAGCTGGACTGAAGCTACAAGAGAAT GGCATTTTTCTTAATGTTGTTAGTGGTGTTAGCTTGTCTGAGACTGCTGGAGATCTTTCAGTAGCGGCTGCAATTTGCAGCAG TTTCTTGGAGTTTCCCATTCCCCGTGGTGTAGCATTCATTGGAGAAATTGGCCTTGGTGGGGAACTTCGTATG GTACCAGGAATGGAGAAAAGGGCATCTACACTGGCAAAGCTGGGTTACAAGAAGTGTGTTGTCCCGGAATTGGCTGAGAAATTTTTGTCGACCTTGGATCTCGAGGGAATGCAGATATTGGCTTGTAGGGATCTAAAGGAGATGATTAACACGGTATTTTCGAAAAGGTTGAGACAGAGATAG
- the LOC140005883 gene encoding acid phosphatase 1-like, whose translation MKNISAVLFLLVALAATSHATCFRNPLRLLTDDQSSHAECITSPIHLLRPKSGAGGHNVPQINCLSWRLAVETYNLRNWKLVPESCENYVGHYMLGKQYREDCDAVADIAIAYAKNLTLAGDGKEIWVFDIDETSLSNAPYYARSDVQFGAIPYNDTKFNAWVAEGVAPAVPGVLRLYKTLLSLGIKPVFISGTKEVYREVRISNLKNVGYRNWEKLILKGENDTGSAVVYKSNKRTELVEAGYRIVGNIGDQWSDLLGTNVGDRTFKVPDPMYFIG comes from the exons atgaaaaatATTTCGGCAGTGCTTTTTCTCCTTGTTGCTCTAGCAGCAACTTCTCATGCAACATGTTTCCGGAACCCCCTTCGTCTCCTAACTGATGACCAATCCTCCCATGCAGAATGCATAACCAGTCCAATCCATCTTCTCAGGCCAAAATCTGGAGCTGGTGGCCATAACGTCCCACAAATCAACTGCCTAAGCTGGCGCCTGGCCGTGGAAACCTACAACCTGCGTAATTGGAAGTTGGTTCCTGAATCCTGCGAAAACTATGTAGGTCATTACATGCTGGGCAAGCAATATCGTGAGGATTGCGATGCTGTGGCTGATATTGCTATTGCATATGCTAAAAACCTCACTCTTGCTGGTGATGGCAAGGAAATTTGGGTCTTCGACATAGACGAGACTTCTCTCTCCAATGCTCCATACTATGCACGTTCCGATGTTCAATTTGG GGCAATACCATACAACGATACAAAGTTTAATGCTTGGGTGGCTGAGGGAGTAGCACCTGCAGTGCCTGGAGTTCTTCGTCTGTACAAGACACTGTTGTCTTTGGGGATCAAGCCCGTCTTCATATCAGGAACAAAAGAAGTATACAGAGAAGTGAGGATTTCCAATCTCAAGAATGTCGGTTATCGCAACTGGGAAAAGCTTATACTAAA GGGAGAGAATGACACGGGTTCAGCAGTGGTGTACAAATCCAACAAGAGAACGGAGCTAGTGGAAGCAGGGTACAGAATTGTTGGGAACATTGGAGATCAGTGGAGCGATTTGCTGGGGACAAATGTTGGCGACAGGACCTTCAAAGTACCGGATCCGATGTATTTCATCGGTTGA
- the LOC140004540 gene encoding uncharacterized protein codes for MAFRGRGRGGFRAAKQENFDLFLEIEELGTAESVKVDPSFAVWFSKFQRYWNSSPYYVEDESGGAKKSQRIEIEKHADRKSKKASSKQPLSHFIRMEPDYVPAELAKDEKKEKHGIKRVRWNPEADMQKLDVFEKLEQKHQVQELNGKEDEEEEGDENLEEDEEEYSDDGDYNQNIDFDDDEDDFNMGDDNDDEPEL; via the exons ATGGCATTCAGAGGGCGAGGACGTGGTGGATTTCGTGCTGCTAAGCAAGAAAATTTTGATCTCTTTCTG GAAATTGAGGAACTAGGAACTGCAGAAAGTGTGAAAGTTGATCCATCCTTCGCCGTGTGGTTTAGTAAATTTCAGAGATACTGGAACTCTTCTCCTTATTATGTTGAAGATGAAAGTGGAGGTGCAAAGA AAAGTCAAAGAATCGAAATAGAAAAGCATGCAGACAGGAAGTCTAAAAAAGCAAGTTCAAAGCAGCCACTCTCCCACTTCATAAGAATGGAGCCTGATTATGTTCCTGCTGAACTAGCTAAAG ATGAGAAGAAGGAGAAGCATGGTATCAAAAGAGTGAGATGGAACCCTGAAGCAG ACATGCAGAAGTTGGATGTCTTTGAAAAGCTTGAGCAGAAGCATCAG GTACAAGAATTAAATGGGAAGGAGGATGAAGAGGAGGAAGGAGATGAAAACCTTGAAGAGGATGAAGAGGAGTATAGTGATGATGGTGATTATAATCAG AacattgattttgatgatgatgaagacgaCTTTAACATGGGTGACGATAATGATG ATGAACCAGAACTTTAG
- the LOC140003727 gene encoding uncharacterized protein, whose protein sequence is MGEGKNQKLQDLWSQYNNGHLKNEDPWIIDEDHENCWINVDAASSSSSSLASSVIEASTISDGSCSSNDTRDDASSSATHSSSSNSSGALYDLSELMEQLPIKRGLSNFYRGKSESFTCLARVTSIEDLAKKEAPCRRKHKGSKNFEGGLDAYRTFTLPKPIISKKTPRGSLSSSFPSRRGGFINGSSRLPQKPLKKSLGDGM, encoded by the exons ATGGGAGAAGGGAAAAATCAAAAGCTTCAAGATCTATGGTCTCAATATAATAATGGTCATTTGAAGAATGAAGATCCCTGGATAATCGATGAAGATCATGAGAATTGCTGGATTAATGTTGACGctgcatcatcatcatcatcatcattagcATCCTCCGTCATTGAAGCTTCGACTATTTCAGATGGATCGTGTTCCTCGAACGATACAAGGGATGATGCATCGTCATCAGCTACACATTCCTCATCCTCAAATTCTAGTGGAGCTTTATATGACTTGTCCGAGCTCATGGAACAATTGCCTATCAA GAGGGGACTATCTAACTTTTACCGAGGGAAATCTGAGTCTTTTACGTGTTTGGCAAGGGTTACAAGCATAGAAGATTTGGCAAAGAAAGAGGCTCCTTGTAGAAGGAAACACAAGGGAAGCAAGAATTTTGAAGGTGGCTTGGATGCCTACAGAACATTCACTCTTCCTAAGCCCATTATTTCCAAGAAAACACCGAGGGGCTCACTTTCATCATCTTTTCCGAGTAGAAGGGGAGGTTTCATTAATGGCAGCAGCAGGCTTCCACAGAAACCTTTGAAAAAGAGCTTGGGTGATGGGAtgtga
- the LOC113742423 gene encoding uncharacterized protein — protein MDSFGKGFSSQPPASPKLSISGETKENDVNHDNLGSNFESQNPKKPLTKHFMSPTISATSKVTVPRTKILAEKNESTTSCDNDHYPKSLILEAKNGLHDTGLGASPHCDQTSSWANSACVNASVFYDGEVNNCFADSSVRPYDPLTNYLSPRPKFLRYKPNRRREILQRSGIFSSRNQKIVDEQKFSECDQEELLDSSPQEGSSQIMMIKAEDNHHDGQDADGDEDEENEEDEVPNCWCLKGLAKFLVLLVVIGLSTSYISSMNNPRPSPVVQATGGLMEGYHRIQKHLFEAVYTNVHGSPWQNGSERTLGFTLDDDHELGRYQIDLDDEEEWDESTDEIIEIPEPPTGEFEDISEDDEGCHTNVHGSPWQNGSERTLGFTLDDDHELGRYQIDLDDEEEWDESTDEIIEIPEPPTGEFEDISEDDERDEELICPDWKSAEIINDKVKETNEASDQFPVFENAQTDAATDQELNEVEKDSEGLQQCASLERKPANLIYRADQLENDDKADQIEGAKAGEEMTRNRPERIEDATTVRDGENYDKAEELDRIYVEEETNETELQLSEATTSSVGDEIFLPAKIEIDDDTQAHTRRFEIGGKSIKDLNFLDLEPIAIAMIIFSIFSIFLACLVYRYRLRAIPAPLHDPQLKASDRKEKLIQAQVCGQVEHAEERAESILKPSSVSFPFEKGHKETYIHAPDIELLGEFVIGEFSTVRRSLDRKGRTIETGETIYSISHGQSRAQPVARAQTLNVSSTGSPSYGSFTAERSCSRRKREAEREM, from the exons ATGGACAGCTTTGGAAAGGGTTTTTCATCACAACCTCCTGCATCACCAAAACTCTCGATATCAG GGGAAACTAAAGAGAATGATGTAAACCATGACAATTTGGGATCTAATTTCGAGTCTCAGAACCCCAAGAAACCTCTGACCAAACACTTTATGTCACCTACGATTTCTGCAACATCTAAGGTTACTGTTCCAAGAACAAAAATTCTGGCTGAGAAAAATGAATCCACAACTTCTTGTGATAATGACCATTACCCAAAATCTCTGATCCTTGAAGCAAAAAATGGCCTCCACGACACAGGTTTGGGTGCCTCTCCTCACTGTGATCAAACATCAAGCTGGGCTAATTCGGCTTGTGTTAATGCCTCTGTTTTCTATGATGGTGAGGTGAATAATTGTTTTGCTGATTCTTCTGTGAGGCCTTATGACCCTTTGACTAACTATCTCTCCCCAAGGCCTAAGTTTCTGCGTTACAAACCAAATAGGAGGCGTGAGATACTCCAAAGAAGTGGAATTTTTAGTTCCCGGAACCAGAAAATTGTTGATGAACAAAAATTTTCAGAATGTGATCAAGAAGAGCTCTTGGATTCTTCTCCTCAAGAAGGTTCTTCACAGATAATGATGATTAAGGCAGAGGATAACCATCATGATGGTCAAGATGCTGATGGTGACGAGGATGAAGAAAACGAGGAAGATGAGGTGCCAAATTGCTGGTGTTTGAAAGGATTGGCGAAATTTCTAGTTTTGTTGGTTGTCATAGGGCTATCAACTTCTTACATATCGTCTATGAACAATCCTAGACCTTCACCAGTTGTACAAGCTACTGGAGGTCTTATGGAAGGGTACCACAGAATACAGAAACATCTATTTGAAGCTGTCTACACAAATGTGCATGGTAGTCCATGGCAAAATGGATCAGAGCGAACTTTAGGATTTACTCTGGATGATGATCATGAACTTGGAAGATATCAGATAGATTTAGATGATGAGGAGGAATGGGATGAAAGCACTGATGAGATAATTGAAATCCCTGAGCCGCCAACTGGTGAATTTGAAGATATCAGCGAGGATGATGAAGGGTGCCACACAAATGTGCATGGTAGTCCATGGCAAAATGGATCAGAGCGAACTTTAGGATTTACTCTGGATGATGATCATGAACTTGGAAGATATCAGATAGATTTAGATGATGAGGAGGAATGGGATGAAAGCACTGATGAGATAATCGAAATCCCTGAGCCGCCAACTGGTGAATTTGAAGATATCAGCGAGGATGATGAAAGAGATGAGGAATTGATTTGCCCAGACTGGAAAAGTGCTGAAATTATAAATGATAAGGTGAAAGAAACAAATGAGGCGTCTGATCAGTTTCCagtgtttgaaaatgctcaAACTGATGCAGCAACTGACCAAGAACTGAATGAAGTAGAGAAGGATTCTGAAGGGCTGCAGCAGTGTGCAAGTTTGGAGAGGAAGCCTGCTAATCTAATTTACAGGGCTGATCAATTGGAAAATGATGACAAGGCTGATCAAATTGAGGGGGCTAAAGCAGGAGAGGAAATGACAAGGAATAGACCAGAGAGAATTGAAGATGCTACAACTGTTAGGGATGGTGAAAATTATGACAAGGCTGAAGAACTAGACAGAATTTATGTCGAAGAGGAAACAAATGAGACTGAACTGCAGTTATCTGAAGCTACTACTAGCAGTGTAGGAGATGAAATTTTTCTGCCTGCGAAGATAGAAATTGATGATGACACACAAGCTCATACCCGCAGGTTTGAAATAGGTGGCAAGTCAATAAAGGATCTTAACTTCCTGGACCTTGAACCGATTGCCATAGCTATGATAATCTTCTCtatattttccatttttttggcATGTCTAGTGTACAGATATCGCTTAAGGGCAATACCAGCTCCTCTACATGATCCTCAGCTTAAAGCGTCTGACAGAAAAGAGAAACTGATTCAAGCACAAGTTTGTGGTCAAGTTGAGCATGCGGAAGAGAGAGCTGAGTCTATTTTGAAACCTTCATCGGTGTCTTTTCCATTTGAAAAAGGTCATAAGGAAACATACATCCATGCACCAGATATCGAGTTGCTTGGAGAGTTTGTGATTGGAGAATTCAGCACTGTTAGGCGGAGTTTGGATCGGAAAGGCAGAACGATTGAAACTGGAGAGACCATTTATTCCATTTCTCATGGGCAGTCACGAGCTCAGCCAGTTGCTCGAGCTCAGACACTCAATGTTTCAAGTACAGGTTCTCCTTCATATGGAAGCTTTACAGCTGAAAGATcatgctcaagaagaaagag GGAGGCAGAGAGGGAAATGTGA
- the LOC113741683 gene encoding protein IQ-domain 26, with amino-acid sequence MGKATRWLRGLLRMKKDKENVENSSNCSEKKEKKRWSFAKSGKDSGIGGGQRPVSIPVSDSAWLRSYISQTEKEQSKHAIAVAAATAAAADAAVAAAQAAVAVVRLTSQGRGAMFNGGSREKWAAIKIQNVFRGYLARKALRALKGLVKLQALVRGYLVRKRAAATLHSMQALIRAQAAVRSQRARRSTNSDYRYPPEMRARRSIERFDECRSEFHSKRLSASYDASLSGFDDSPKIVEIDTIKPRSRSRRITTTCMSDSGDDQHYQAMSSPLPCPVPARLSIPDCHHFQDYDWSFLGDECRFATAQSTPRFMNSGRSNVPVTPSKSVCGDSFFRPYSNHPNYMANTQSFRAKLRSYSAPKQRPEPGPKKRLSLNEIMASRTSFTGIRMQRTCAQVEEDLNF; translated from the exons atgggAAAAGCTACAAGATGGTTGAGGGGATTGTTGAGAATGAAGAAGGACAAGGAAAATGTAGAGAATTCTTCAAATTGTAGTgaaaagaaggagaagaaaagatgGAGTTTTGCAAAATCCGGCAAGGATTCTGGGATTGGGGGTGGTCAGAGGCCGGTGAGCATTCCGGTTAGTGATTCAGCTTGGCTTAGATCTTACATTTCTCAGACGGAGAAGGAGCAGAGCAAGCATGCCATTGCTGTTGCTGCTGCCACTGCAGCAGCTGCTGATGCTGCAGTAGCCGCAGCTCAGGCTGCCGTTGCTGTTGTGAGACTTACCAGCCAGGGCAGAGGAGCTATGTTCAATGGAGGAAGTAGGGAGAAGTGGGCTGCTATCAAGATTCAGAATGTCTTCAGAGGTTACTTG GCGCGAAAAGCTCTGAGAGCTCTGAAAGGACTGGTAAAACTACAGGCTCTGGTCAGAGGTTACCTTGTTCGAAAGAGAGCCGCAGCAACTCTACATAGTATGCAAGCTCTAATTAGAGCTCAGGCAGCTGTCCGCTCCCAGAGGGCTCGTCGCTCTACCAATAGTGATTACAGATACCCACCGGAAATGAGAGCTAGGAGATCCATT GAAAGATTTGACGAGTGCAGAAGTGAATTTCACAGCAAGAGACTGTCAGCTTCATATGATGCTTCGCTCTCTGGATTTGATGACAGCCCAAAAATAGTCGAAATCGATACGATCAAGCCAAGATCAAGGTCTCGCAGAATCACTACTACTTGCATGTCTGATTCTGGTGATGATCAGCATTACCAGGCTATGTCATCGCCTCTTCCTTGTCCAGTTCCAGCTCGCTTATCGATCCCTGATTGCCACCACTTTCAAGACTACGATTGGAGCTTCTTAGGCGATGAATGCCGGTTCGCCACTGCTCAGAGCACCCCCAGGTTTATGAACTCCGGTCGTTCCAATGTCCCTGTAACGCCATCCAAGAGCGTCTGTGGTGATAGCTTTTTTAGGCCATACTCCAACCATCCAAACTATATGGCAAATACACAATCATTCAGAGCAAAGTTGAGGTCTTACAGTGCTCCAAAGCAAAGACCAGAGCCAGGGCCAAAAAAGCGGCTTTCGCTGAATGAAATTATGGCATCAAGAACTAGCTTCACTGGCATTAGAATGCAGAGAACCTGTGCCCAAGTTGAAGAAGATTTGAATTTCTGA